In one Nocardia tengchongensis genomic region, the following are encoded:
- a CDS encoding diiron oxygenase: MLLSQGSVDKNFDPFTDIDWDHPDFAVSQDEKRWILPVSGDMFARHPWYQAQSEARKIAIGLWRQANIAKVGLQFETLLIGGMVQHTFKLPNGSPEFRYCTHEVIEECNHTLMFQEMVNRIGIDVPGMSTILKQLTYLVPPLASVFPNLFFMAVLSGEEPIDHIQKAILRAGEDIHPIMRGVMAIHIAEEARHISFAHEFLEHHVPQANPFDKFVLSLAFPIVMWIGGRAILIPPRAFFEEFDIPRSVRKEVFFGLAESKEAFAGFFGDVRTLAHRIGLMNPVSKRVWKALGIGGAHDPLSVGTGSARASPRGLISGGSGAKPLRVPRVGLP, translated from the coding sequence ATGCTGCTCTCGCAGGGGTCCGTCGACAAGAATTTCGATCCGTTCACCGATATCGATTGGGATCACCCCGATTTCGCGGTCAGCCAGGATGAAAAGCGGTGGATTCTGCCCGTCTCCGGCGACATGTTCGCGCGGCATCCCTGGTATCAGGCCCAGTCCGAGGCTCGCAAGATCGCCATCGGGCTGTGGCGGCAGGCCAATATCGCCAAGGTCGGCCTGCAGTTCGAGACCCTGCTCATCGGCGGCATGGTGCAGCACACCTTCAAGCTGCCCAACGGCTCGCCGGAGTTCCGCTACTGCACCCACGAGGTCATCGAGGAGTGCAATCACACCCTGATGTTCCAGGAGATGGTGAACCGCATCGGGATCGATGTGCCCGGCATGAGCACGATCCTCAAGCAGCTCACCTACCTGGTGCCGCCGCTGGCCTCGGTGTTCCCGAATCTGTTCTTCATGGCCGTGCTGTCGGGTGAGGAGCCGATCGACCACATTCAGAAGGCGATCCTGCGCGCCGGCGAGGACATTCATCCGATCATGCGCGGCGTCATGGCGATTCACATCGCCGAGGAGGCCCGCCACATCTCCTTCGCTCACGAGTTCCTGGAACACCATGTGCCGCAGGCCAACCCGTTCGACAAGTTCGTGTTGTCGCTGGCCTTCCCGATCGTCATGTGGATCGGCGGGCGGGCCATCCTGATTCCGCCGCGCGCGTTCTTCGAGGAGTTCGACATCCCGCGGTCGGTGCGCAAGGAGGTCTTCTTCGGGCTGGCCGAGTCGAAGGAGGCGTTCGCGGGCTTCTTCGGCGATGTGCGCACGCTGGCGCACCGGATCGGCCTGATGAACCCGGTGTCCAAGCGGGTGTGGAAGGCGCTGGGTATCGGTGGTGCCCACGACCCGCTATCGGTCGGAACCGGATCGGCCAGGGCAAGTCCGCGCGGCCTGATTTCTGGGGGTTCGGGGGCGAAGCCCCTGAGAGTCCCGAGAGTTGGGCTTCCCTGA
- a CDS encoding PadR family transcriptional regulator: MLDTLILGLLALRPLSGYDLGKWMDGPGRFIGYRVTLPQVYRTLGKLVERGLVEFEVETREGKPDAKVYRLTGDGRQSLLDWAHSPYVPAPRPMDPDFMMRFLLAGVLGRDIAIEVLRTELDYRRDQVRTPTRIDELTGALAPIDAIDPGWAGQVLRAAHDQGRASTAGYIGWLEVTLADFENRD; encoded by the coding sequence ATGCTCGACACCCTGATCCTCGGCCTGCTGGCACTCCGCCCGCTGTCCGGCTACGACCTGGGTAAATGGATGGACGGCCCCGGCCGGTTCATCGGCTACCGGGTGACGTTGCCGCAGGTGTACCGCACCTTGGGCAAGCTCGTCGAGCGCGGGCTGGTCGAGTTCGAGGTCGAGACCCGCGAGGGCAAACCGGACGCCAAGGTCTACCGGCTCACCGGCGACGGCCGGCAGAGCCTGCTGGACTGGGCTCACTCCCCCTATGTGCCCGCACCCCGGCCCATGGATCCCGATTTCATGATGCGATTCCTGCTGGCGGGAGTCCTCGGCCGGGACATCGCCATCGAGGTCCTGCGAACCGAATTGGACTACCGCCGCGACCAGGTGCGTACACCCACCCGGATCGACGAGCTGACCGGCGCGCTCGCACCCATCGACGCCATCGATCCGGGCTGGGCCGGACAGGTCCTGCGCGCCGCCCACGACCAGGGCCGGGCCTCGACCGCCGGGTATATCGGCTGGCTCGAAGTGACCCTCGCCGATTTCGAGAACCGCGACTGA
- a CDS encoding triacylglycerol lipase, which translates to MRTFSGIVAALAIMGWTVGAATAEPAGSTPLDSLAACPANARADSPVLLIHGTHADVEKSLGPVRQALLDDGRCVYGLDYDSDEPLSTSVDYFTAAVGRIRAVNQVDSLDLVGKSQGALIARAVSLQFAARAVNPIRTVVAVSGPQHGTSPAGLHLTLPTGSAVPQGLPFLSPAMADMIAGSSYLTRLNSGPMVAPGVRYVMTATAYDQIVTPYTTAFIDAPGVTNILVQDGCPEDHTGHLAGSTDPRTVDLVLHALDPVRHPGVRCTANDNGK; encoded by the coding sequence GTGCGCACTTTCAGCGGCATCGTCGCCGCGCTCGCGATCATGGGCTGGACCGTGGGCGCGGCCACTGCTGAACCCGCGGGCAGCACCCCGCTCGACTCCCTGGCCGCCTGTCCCGCGAACGCCCGCGCCGACTCACCCGTCTTGTTGATCCACGGCACGCACGCCGATGTGGAGAAGAGTCTCGGACCTGTGCGGCAGGCGCTGCTCGATGACGGTCGCTGCGTGTACGGCCTCGACTACGACTCCGACGAACCGCTCTCGACCTCGGTGGACTACTTCACCGCCGCCGTCGGCCGGATTCGCGCGGTGAATCAGGTGGATTCCCTTGATCTGGTCGGCAAGTCGCAGGGTGCGCTGATCGCCCGTGCCGTCAGCCTGCAATTCGCCGCCCGCGCGGTGAATCCGATTCGGACGGTCGTCGCCGTGAGCGGACCACAGCACGGCACCAGTCCCGCGGGCCTGCATCTCACCCTGCCCACCGGGTCGGCTGTGCCGCAAGGGCTTCCATTTCTTTCGCCGGCGATGGCCGACATGATCGCGGGGTCGTCGTACCTGACGCGGCTCAACAGCGGTCCGATGGTCGCCCCCGGCGTCCGCTATGTCATGACCGCCACCGCGTACGACCAGATCGTCACGCCGTACACCACGGCGTTCATCGACGCGCCGGGCGTCACCAACATCCTGGTCCAGGACGGCTGCCCCGAGGATCACACCGGCCACCTGGCAGGCTCCACCGACCCTCGGACCGTCGACCTGGTCCTCCATGCTCTCGACCCGGTGCGCCATCCCGGTGTCCGCTGCACCGCCAATGACAACGGAAAGTAG